GGCGGAGATGTCGCGCGGACCCGAGGCGTCGCGCGCGTTGAGCAGCCGGCCGTTGCCGTCGAACCCCTCGACCGTGATGCGGATATTGCGCCCCGACATTCGTCGCTGGTTGAAGACATTGCCGCAGACTGCCGTATAGTCGCGGGTCTGGGGCTCCACGGTCCAGGACAGCTTCAGGTCTCCATCGGAGCCGCCGCTCGTCTCGGCGCCATGGCCCACGGCCGGAAACAGGAGGCAAGCGACCGCGAGCGCCGCCAGACGTCGTCCAAGCATGTGCCGTGGCCTCTCGAAAGGAAAAGTGAGGAGTGCCGGTCGACCGCTCACCCGAGAGCCTGCCGTGCTGCCGCAGCCGCCGCCCCGCGCGCCTCGATGGACGCGGGCTTCAAGCTCACGGTCACCCGCAGCGCCCGGAGGCCCGAGACGCCCTGGAGCTCCTCGAGCTCGAGTCGCTCCACCTCGCGCTCGAGGGAGCCGAGGGACTGAAGGTAGGCGATGTAGTCGCCATACTCGGCGGCCTCCGTTTCTTGAGAATAGATGATGGCGATCTTCCCCGGCTGCGTCACCCGCTCGGTGGTCCCACGCACCACGGCCTTGTCGATCCGCTTCTTCATGATCTCGTAGCGGACATTGTAGGCGCCGTCGACGTCGAAGCGCTTCTCGTCGAAGCGGAAGCGGATGGACAGGGGCGCATGCTGGACGAGGATGAGGCTGGTCGTCTCGAGCGGCTCGGCCAGACGGGGCTTGATGCGCTCGACCTCCAGGGCGATGCCGCAGGCGACCATGAGCTGCCAGAGCCGCAGGTTCTTGAGGTGCAGCGGCGTGAAGCCGCCATCCTCGACGAGCGAGGCCCCCGCATAGATGCTGTAGTCCACGCCGTCGGTGCGCTGCTTCTCGAAGTAGTGCGGGGCGAGGATCTGGGCGGCCTGCTCCTCGGCGTCCAGATAGCTCGCGATCGTGTCGTTGATGAGGGTGAGGCTCTCTTCGAAGGCCCGCCGGCGCGTGCCCACCGCGCCCAGCTGGGGGTCGAGGGCGCGACGATAGGCCTCGATGCGCTCTCGCACGTCCGGCCCCAGGCTCTCCAGGTGGCCGAAGAGCTCCTCGACCTCGCGACGCAGGAAGGCGATCAGCCCGACTTCGTCTCCGCTCCGCAGCGAGACTTCGACGTCGGTGGCGTAGCGTTCGATCTTGTAGCCAATCTGATCGAGGATGGGCATGGGGCGGGTCCGATGGGCGGCCTGGAGGATCTCGCGGGCCAGGCCGAGCTGAGCCAGGAGATCGCCCTGGATGGCCCAGGCGCGATGGGTCGACGAGCCCCGGATATCCGCGAGCGCGTAGAGCGGATACACCTCGCGGAAGACGATGGGCTCGATCTGGCCGGCCGGCGCCTCCCCGGTGGCGGCCGGACGATCCAGGCCATTGAGGACGGCCTGACGGAAGCGCCACTCGACCACCGGATGGATGGCCGTGCAGTTCTCCTTGATGATGGCCTGGACGCGGTTGTTCAGCTCGTCCATGCTGCGCTTCACCGCCATGGCGAAGAGCGGAAGGATCTGCTGCAGGTGGGGCATGAGGGTCAGGTTCAGCGATCCGGGCTTCGGCGAGACCAGCTTGAGGCTGCCGATGAGGGCGTCCTGATAGATGAGAGGCGCCACCACGAGGCTCCGGTAGCCCAGGGCGAGTAAGCCGTCCTCGGTGCGTGACCGCTTCGGATAGGCCTCCAGATCCTCGACGAACAGGGGCCGGCGCTCCTGGGCGGCCCGCTCGTAGATGGAGCCGGCGAAGTCGCTCACCCGATGATGCGTCGACCCGGCGAAGATACAACCGTGCGCATCCCGGGAGCCGAAGTTGAGGGTCAGGATGCGATCGCCCTCGATGGCGGCGAGACCCAGATCGATCTCGGGGCGCCGCAGGAGCGCGCGGACCTTGTCTTGCAATCCCCTGAATCGCTCGGTCGAGACGATGGACTCCTTGTCGATGAGCTCCCGCTCGATGGCGGACAGCACCTCTTGCTCGGTCACCTCGACGGCCTTGATGATGGAGAAGCCGCGGATGACGAACCGGTCTGGCGGCAGCACCTCCAGGAGGGCGGACGGGTCCAGGATTCCCGCGCCCAGACGCTTCCGGAGCGCCTCGCTGAGCACCGGGGGCTCACCCATCACGTCCACGTCGAGAAAACGCCGATTCACGAGGAATTTGAAATACCGGTCGAGCCCCGTGTCGGGATCCGTCACGCTGGACACCCAGGGATACTCGACGCCGACATCGATGCCGTACACCCGGAGCAGGATGAGGGAATAAGCGTGGAGGAGCCGGACGTGGACGAGGAGAGAGGGGTCGACGTCCACTCGCGCCTGGACGAAGCCGTCGCCTCCGGTCAGGAGGCGGGTGAAGCCGGGCGTGGCGAAGAAGGTCTGCAGCCGGAATGGGAGAAGGGCCGCGGCATAGCCGTCGTCCTCGGCCGCGGGCGAGAACACCGCGACCATGAGCGCGCGGAGCAGATCGTCGTGGGCCCGGACGGCGGTCAGATCGGTGACGGGGCCGGCGAGCTCGGGCGCCTGGGCGACCTGGTCGAGCACGGTCCGAGCAACCGAAGCCAGCACGGAGCAGCCTTCGGCGACCTCGTGCTGCCAGTATCGGATGAGCGGGGCCAGGCTGAGCTCCGTACGGAATGGGAACTCGTCAACCTTGGTGGTGACGCTGACTTGAGCGCCCGCGGGCACGTGAACCTCGCTCATGGCGGCACCTAGTGTAACACCGCGGCCGCTGGGTCTCGAATGCGGGCCGCCGGCCGAGTCAGGGTGGGGGGACGGCGCCCGTCTGGTCCACGATCAAGCGGTAGTGCTCCGGCCTCCGGTGGCGCGCGAAATTGAAGACGGTCTCCTTGTAGGAGCGCGTGAGGTCGAGGTCACAGCGGGCCACGCAGAGCTCGTCCTCGAGCGTCGTGCACATGGCGACCGTCTCGCCGGAGGGCGCGATGATCTGGCTCTGCCCGATCATGTCGCAGCCCTCTTCCCGGCCGCACTTGGCCACGCCCACCACCCACGTGCCGTTCTGGTAGGCGCCGGCCCGCATGACGAGCTGATTGTGGAAGTTGCCGAGAAGATCGTGCTCGGGCGCGGGCGGGTGGTGCGCGGGCGTGTTGTAGCCCAGGAGGATCATCTCCACGCCCTGGAGGCCCATGACGCGGTAGGTCTCGGGCCAGCGCCGGTCATTGCAGATGCACATGCCCATGAGCCCGCCGAAAGCGCGCCACACGCCCCAGCCGAGGTCACCCACCTGGAAGTAGCGCTTCTCCAGGTGCTGGAATGCCCGCCACGGCTCGTGCTCGGCATGACCGGGCAAGTGGATCTTCCGGTACTTGCCCACCATGCGTCCCGCGGCATCCACCAGGATCGAGGTATTGAAGCGGCGCGTGGCCCCACCCTCGACCGCGAGCTCCGCATAGCCGAGGCAGAAGCCCAGGCCCAGGCGCTGGGCCTCCTCGAAGAGCGGACGCGTCTCCCGCCCCGGCATCTCGCGCTCGAAGAAGGCGTCGATCTCGGCCTGGTCCTCCATCCACCAGCGCGGGAAGAAGGTGGTCAGGGCGAGCTCGGGGAAAACCACGAGGTCGCAGCCGTGAGTCTTGGCGCGCTGGAGAAGCTCGATCAGCCGCTTGACGACCTGTGGCCGGCCGTCGGCTCGCTGGATGGGCCCGAGCTGGGCCGCGCCGACCGTGACGATTCTAGAGATCGCTTCTCTCCTTAATTCTCTCTCCCTGACAGGGAGAGGGCCGGGGTGAGGGTCGATCCATTTCACCGCCCCCTTATCTACTCAGCCCTCGCCTCGTCGCTCGAGGCGAGCGTCTCGGCTCGAACTGCGGCCCTCTCCCCCGATGGGGGAGAGGGATACCTATTAGTATTGCCCGGCGCCGCGAGCGCCCAGGCTGTCGCTGACGCCGTCGCTGCCCACACCGGCCTTCTGGTAGTGGGCGGCCGCCGCCGCCACGCCTGCCCCCATGGGCAGGGCAAACCCTTCCGCGGCCAGCGATGCCTCGAGAGCGGCCAGGCCCAGGAGGATATTCTGCCGCTGCGCGGAATAGCCCATGGTCCCGATACGCCAGATCTTGCCCTGGAGCGGGCCGAAGGCCGCGCCGATCTCGACGCCAAAATCCTGGATCATCCGCTGCCGCACGCGAAGCTCGTCCACCCCATCGGGCACGATGACCGGCGTGATGAAGGGCAGCCGGCGGCTCTCGGGCTCGGAGCCGAAGAGGCGCAGGCCCATGACGTCGAGTCCTGCGCGAAGGGCCGCGCCGTGAAGCCGGTGGCGTTCGAAGCGGGCCTCGAGTCCTTCGACCAGGCAGGCGCGGAGGCCCTCGCGGAGGCCGAAGACCATGGAGGTCGGCGCCGTGTGGTGGTTGTAGCGCGCGGGGCTCCAGTAGCGCTGCAGCTGCTGGAGGTCGAGATAGTTGCTGCGAATCCGGCGAAGGCGCTTCTCGAGCACCGCCTCCGCGCGCGCATTGTAGGTGATGGGCGCGAGGCCAGAGGGGCACGAGAGGCACTTCTGGGTGCCCGCGACGACGACGTCCGCCCCCCATCGGTCCGTCGCCACCTCGCAGCCGCCGAGCGTCACCACGGCGTCGGTCATGAGGAGCGCGTCATGGGCATGAGCCAGGCGCGCCAGCTCTTCGAGCGGCTGGAGCACGCCCGTCGAGGTCTCGCCGTGAACCACCGCGACCATGCGCGTGGGGCCGCCCGCGAGGGCCTTTCCAACCGCTTCGGCCTCGACCAGACGCCCCCATTCGGCGCGAACGGGCACCACGGTCGCGCCGCAACGCTCGGCGATCTCGATCATGAGAAGGCCGAAGCGCCCGCACTCGGCGATGACCACGCGGTCGCCGGGCTCC
This genomic window from Candidatus Methylomirabilota bacterium contains:
- a CDS encoding GAF domain-containing protein, whose protein sequence is MSEVHVPAGAQVSVTTKVDEFPFRTELSLAPLIRYWQHEVAEGCSVLASVARTVLDQVAQAPELAGPVTDLTAVRAHDDLLRALMVAVFSPAAEDDGYAAALLPFRLQTFFATPGFTRLLTGGDGFVQARVDVDPSLLVHVRLLHAYSLILLRVYGIDVGVEYPWVSSVTDPDTGLDRYFKFLVNRRFLDVDVMGEPPVLSEALRKRLGAGILDPSALLEVLPPDRFVIRGFSIIKAVEVTEQEVLSAIERELIDKESIVSTERFRGLQDKVRALLRRPEIDLGLAAIEGDRILTLNFGSRDAHGCIFAGSTHHRVSDFAGSIYERAAQERRPLFVEDLEAYPKRSRTEDGLLALGYRSLVVAPLIYQDALIGSLKLVSPKPGSLNLTLMPHLQQILPLFAMAVKRSMDELNNRVQAIIKENCTAIHPVVEWRFRQAVLNGLDRPAATGEAPAGQIEPIVFREVYPLYALADIRGSSTHRAWAIQGDLLAQLGLAREILQAAHRTRPMPILDQIGYKIERYATDVEVSLRSGDEVGLIAFLRREVEELFGHLESLGPDVRERIEAYRRALDPQLGAVGTRRRAFEESLTLINDTIASYLDAEEQAAQILAPHYFEKQRTDGVDYSIYAGASLVEDGGFTPLHLKNLRLWQLMVACGIALEVERIKPRLAEPLETTSLILVQHAPLSIRFRFDEKRFDVDGAYNVRYEIMKKRIDKAVVRGTTERVTQPGKIAIIYSQETEAAEYGDYIAYLQSLGSLEREVERLELEELQGVSGLRALRVTVSLKPASIEARGAAAAAARQALG
- a CDS encoding N-carbamoyl-D-amino-acid hydrolase, with protein sequence MSRIVTVGAAQLGPIQRADGRPQVVKRLIELLQRAKTHGCDLVVFPELALTTFFPRWWMEDQAEIDAFFEREMPGRETRPLFEEAQRLGLGFCLGYAELAVEGGATRRFNTSILVDAAGRMVGKYRKIHLPGHAEHEPWRAFQHLEKRYFQVGDLGWGVWRAFGGLMGMCICNDRRWPETYRVMGLQGVEMILLGYNTPAHHPPAPEHDLLGNFHNQLVMRAGAYQNGTWVVGVAKCGREEGCDMIGQSQIIAPSGETVAMCTTLEDELCVARCDLDLTRSYKETVFNFARHRRPEHYRLIVDQTGAVPPP
- a CDS encoding alanine--glyoxylate aminotransferase family protein, which encodes MDKVPGDLAPGARILLGPGPTMADPRVLRAMGTPLLGQFDPEFIAVMNEVMELLRAVFQTQNERAFPVPGTGRAGLEAAMVSFLEPGDRVVIAECGRFGLLMIEIAERCGATVVPVRAEWGRLVEAEAVGKALAGGPTRMVAVVHGETSTGVLQPLEELARLAHAHDALLMTDAVVTLGGCEVATDRWGADVVVAGTQKCLSCPSGLAPITYNARAEAVLEKRLRRIRSNYLDLQQLQRYWSPARYNHHTAPTSMVFGLREGLRACLVEGLEARFERHRLHGAALRAGLDVMGLRLFGSEPESRRLPFITPVIVPDGVDELRVRQRMIQDFGVEIGAAFGPLQGKIWRIGTMGYSAQRQNILLGLAALEASLAAEGFALPMGAGVAAAAAHYQKAGVGSDGVSDSLGARGAGQY